In Halosolutus amylolyticus, the genomic window GCCGGGACGGTAAACTCGTACCCGAAGGCCGCCCACGCCGACCTTACCGCCGCCGTCGCCGATCGCTGGGGCGTCGCCGACGCCCAGGTCTGGCTGGCCAACGGCGGCGACGGCGCGATCGACTACCTCCACCGGGCGACCCTCGATCCGGGCGACGACGTGCTCGTCCCCGAACCGGGCTTTGCCTACTACGGGATGAGCGCCCGATTCCACCACGGCGGCGTCCGCGAGTACAGCCTCTCGAAGAACGACGAGTTCACACAGGACGCCGGAACGGTTCTCGAGAGCTACGACGGCGAGCGCGTCGTCTGGCTCACCAGCCCGCACAACCCGACGGGATCGACGATCGATCTCGAGGAGATCGACCGACTGGCCGACGAAACCGCCGACGAAACGCTGATCGTCGTCGACGAGGCCTACGGCGAGTTCGCCGACGTCGACAGCGCCGTGTCGCTGATCGAGGGCCGGAACGGGTTCGCCGCCCGCGACGACGTCGCCGTCCTGCGCACGTTCTCGAAGGCCTACGGGCTGGCGGGCGTCCGCCTCGGCTACGCGATCGTTCCCGACGCGTGGAGCGACGCGTACGCCCGCGTGAACACACCCTTTGCCGCGAGCGAACTCGCGTGCCGCGCCGGCCTCGCCGCGATCGACGACGACGAACACGTCGATCGGACCGTCGAGACGACGCTGGCCGCCCGCGAGTACATGCGCGACCACGTCGAGGCCCACGTCTGGGAGAGCGAGGGCAACTTCGTCCTCGTCGACGTCGGCGACGCGTCGGCCGTCGCCGAGGAGATGCAAGCGCGCGGCGTCATCGTCCGGGACTGTACGAGTTTCGGCCTGCCGGGCTGTATCCGGATCACCTGCGGGACCGACGAGGAGACCGATCGCGCCGTCGAGACGCTCAACGCGACCCTCGCGGATCTCGCCGCTGATTCCGGGACGACCGTCGAGTACGATGGAACCGGCGACGCGAACCCGGAGGTGCCAGACACGTGAGAGTCGCCGTCACCGGCACCCCCGGAACGGGGAAGACGACCGCGACGGACCTGCTCGCGTCCCGACTCGATGACGACGACGCGCTCCCGGACCTCGAGGTGATCCACCTCAACGAGGTCCTCGATCGCGAGGGGCTCTACACCGAGATCGACGCCGATCGCGACAGCAAGGTCGCCGACCTCGACGCGCTCGCCGACTGGCTCGACGGGCGCGACGACGCGGTGATCGACTCCCACCTCGCCCATCACTTCGCGGCCGATCGGGTCGTCGTCCTGCGCTGTCGCCCCGACGTGCTCGAGGAGCGCTTGCGAGATCGCGGCGAGAGCGGGGCCAAGGCCCGCGAGAACGCCGAAAGCGAGGCCCTGGACGTAATTCTCGCCGAGGCCGTCGAGGAGCACGGCCTCGAGTCTGTCTACGAGATCGATACGACCGATCGCGACCCGGAGACCGTCGCCGACGAACTCGCGGCGGTCGTCGCAGGCGATCGCGAACCGAGCGCCGGGACGGTCGACTTCGTGGGGTATCTCGAATGACGCTCGACAAGTTCCGACCGTACGTCTCGCGGTTCCTGGACCCGTTCGTGAAGGGGTTCGATCGGGTCGGAATGACCCCAGACAGCGTGAGCCTGCTCGCTTTCGGGATGGCGGTGCTGGCCGCGGTGGCGTTCCTCCTCGGGGGTCGCGCGGCCCCGGTCTGGTACGTCGTCGCCGCGACGCTGGTCTTCCTGAACGGCTGGCTCGACATCGTCGACGGCGCGCTCGCGCGGGAACAGGAGGTCGCCTCCGCGGGTGGCGACTTGCTCGATCACGTTCTGGACCGGTACGCGGACATCGTCGTCATCGGTGGGCTGGCGGCGGGCATCGAGGACTACCTGCTCGGCTTTCTGGCCGTCACCGGCGTCGTGATGACCTCGTACCTGGGCACCCAGGCCCAGGCCGTCGGCCTCGACCGGGTGTACGGCGGGCTCGTGGGGCGGGCCGATCGGCTGGCAATCATCGGGATCGTCGGTTTCCTCGCGTATCCGGTCGGCGGCGAGTACGGCGGACTCACGCTGGTCGGCTGGCTGCTGGTCTTCCTCGCAGTCGTCGGTCACCTGACCGCCCTCCAGCGGTTCGCCTACGCCTGGGCGGCGCTGGACTGACTGTGGGTCCAGTCGATCGATCCGGAACGCGCCGCATGGTTTATGACTCGCCGCGATAAAGACTCGTGCATGGTTCAGTGCGAGATGTGTGGCGCCGAGACGTCGTCCCCGAAGACCATCAAAGTCGAAGGTGCCGAGCTGGACGTATGCTCGAACTGCACCGACTTCGGCACCGAGGTGAAACAGCCCTCGTCCTCGAGTACGTCGACGAAGTACTCGACCGGATCGAGCTCGTCGTCCTCGAGTTCGAGCGGGGGTACCGGATCGTCGGGGGGTACCGCGACCGGCTCTTCGAGTTCGGGTGGCTCGCGCCGGCAGGACATGTTCGACGACATGGAGGAACTCGCGACGGATTACGACGAGCGTGTCCGCGACGCCCGCGAAGCGAAGGGGCTCAGCCAGTCCGAACTCGCGAACGAACTCAACGAGAAGGCGAGTCTCATCCGCAAGATCGAACGGAGCGATACGCTCCCGAGCGATCGGGTCCAGTCGAAACTCGAGCGGTTCCTCGACATCGACCTGAGCGCCGAGGGGGCCTCCGGCGGGGATTCCGAGTGGTCGGGCGGCTCCTCGACGGGCAGTTACACGCTGGGCGACGTCGTCAAGCGGAAGGACTGACGGTCGGAACCCGCCGCCGCCGACCGGCTCCCGGAGCGACCCGCGGCCCGACCGCCGCTCGTTGCGCCACCCACACGTCCGGGTGCTGACCGGCCAGACCGGTCGATATCGATCCACTGCGACACGCAAGCTATTTTGGTACTCGGATTCGCGTACACAGTATGTTCGTCCTCGTCAACCTGAAGACGTATCCGTGCGACCCGGTTGCCGTCGCCGAAGCCGTCCGGGACGTCAACGACCGGACAGACGCCCGGCTGGCCGTCGCCCCGCAGGCGGCCCACATCGAACGCGTCGCCGAGACGGGCGCCGAGACGTGGGCCCAGCACGTCGATCCGATCGACTACGGAAGCAACACGGGACACACCCTCGCGGAGTCCGTCGCCGAGGCGGGTGCGGAGGGGACGTTGCTCAACCACTCCGAGCGGCGTCTGAAACTCGCCGACGTGGATGGGGCCGTCCGGGCCGCTCGACGTGCCGACCTGGAGACGATCGTCTGTGCCAACAACCCGGCCCAGATCGGTGCCGCGGCGGCGCTCGGCCCGGACGCCGTCGCCGTCGAACCGCCGGAACTCATCGGGACGGGAACGCCGGTCAGTCAGGCCGATCCCGATATCGTCGAGGACGCCGTCGCGGCCGCAGAGCGCGTCGACGACGACGTGTCGGTGCTCTGCGGAGCCGGGATCAGTACGGGCGAGGACGTCGTCTCGGCCGGCGACCTCGGTGCCGAGGGGGTCCTGCTCGCCAGCGGCGTCGCGAAAGCCGACGACCCGCAGGCAGCGCTCGAGGATCTCGTCGACCCGCTCTGAGACGGACACCTGTGAGTCGTTTCTGTCGCACCTACGAACCGCCGTACGGATACCGCCGGTACACGGTGCCGGCGGACCGTCCGTGCCGTCGGCGTCCGATCGACCGATCGCTTTTCGGTCTCCCCCGCAAACCCACGACCATGAGCCGCGAGCATCCCGTCCCGGTCACGCTCGAGAACCGCCTGATGAGCAACGGCATCTACGTCACGGACGTCACGTGGGACGAGGACGGCGATCCCGACGAATCGAGACCGCCGGACGGGATCGGCCTCTCGCTCGAGTACGAAACCGTCGCCGAGGGAGCGGCCGTCACGACCGACGAAGTGAGCGCCGTGGTCCGGACGCTGCTGTCGATCGCGGAGGAACGCGAGTGGACGCCCGGCCGACTCGAAGTAACCTCGCGGACGACCGACGGGGAGTTGCGGGGCCGCTGGCACGTCGAACGAGCGTGGTTCGAGGGGGTCGGAACCGGTCTCACCGAGATCGAGTTCTCCCGGCGCGTCCTGAATACGAGGAGCAATCGTTCGAATGAAAACTAGATAGTTTAATAATGTCTCGTTCGCTTTTGTTGCGTAGATCACGGTATGACCGGCGAACAGGTCTTCGTTTCACACGCCCCTGCCGACCTCGACCTCGTGCAGGACCTGTTTTCGACGGTCAAGAACTTCCCGTTCGGCGTCCACATCGCCCTGGAGGAGATCGAATCCGGCCGCTCGCGGAAACGGCTGGAGGGGCGACTCGCCAACAGCGACGTCGTCGTCGCCGTGCTGACGGAGCGATCGGCACGGAGCCAGTGGATCAACCAGGAGATCGGCTACGCGCTGGCGAAGGGGATCCCGGTTCTCCCGCTGTACACCGACGAGAGCCAGCGAGGCGGATTCATCAGCGACGTCGAGGGCGTGACGATCGATCGCCAAAACCTCTCGTTTACCATCTTCAATCTGCTCTGTCGGCTCCGGAGCGAACTTGCGCCGCTCGGGGCGCTCTCGGTACCGAACTGGTACATCCGGTTTCCCTGTACGGTCCCCGGCTGTGACCACCCGGTGACGCTGGAACTGGAGCAGGGACAGACGAAGCTCTGGAAACTCCACAAACACGGCCAGCTGCTGACGACCTCCTGTGACGTCTGTGAGTCGACGTACTACTTCGATCCGGCGACGATCGGGTTCGTCCGGCGGGAGGCCGGCGTTCAGCGATCGGACTCCAGGAGTCGGTCGTAAGCGCCCTTGACGAGTTGAAACGCCGATTTGCTGCCGCTCTTCTGGTCCGGGTGGGCCCGCTTGACGTGTTCGTGATAGGCCTCGCGGATCGCCTCGTCGCTGGCCCCTTTCTCGACGCCGAGGATCTCTCGGGCGCGGGACTTCCGTAACTCGACGTCCCTGACGATTCCGTCCTCCTCGGCCTGTTCTTTGCAGGACGGACACAGCCGTTCGTTGCGGCCGTCGATCGTGGTTACCCGGAACAGTTCCTCGCGGACCCACTCGTTGCACTGTCGACAGAGGGACTCGTCGTCCGCGCCGCCGTCGGACGTCGTCTCGTCGGCGTCCTCGTCTTGCTGGGGCGCGGTGTCGAGGCAGGAGGGACAGCAGTCGATCGTCGTATCGTCCGGTAGCGTCACCGCCTCGAGTTCCGTTTCGAGGAACTCGCCGGCACAGCCGTCGCAGGTCTCGCGGCGCTGGTCGAG contains:
- the hisC gene encoding histidinol-phosphate transaminase produces the protein MQPRDLSDHVAYEAGRGIEEVARELDRDPSEFVKLASNENPHGPSPAAAVAISDAAGTVNSYPKAAHADLTAAVADRWGVADAQVWLANGGDGAIDYLHRATLDPGDDVLVPEPGFAYYGMSARFHHGGVREYSLSKNDEFTQDAGTVLESYDGERVVWLTSPHNPTGSTIDLEEIDRLADETADETLIVVDEAYGEFADVDSAVSLIEGRNGFAARDDVAVLRTFSKAYGLAGVRLGYAIVPDAWSDAYARVNTPFAASELACRAGLAAIDDDEHVDRTVETTLAAREYMRDHVEAHVWESEGNFVLVDVGDASAVAEEMQARGVIVRDCTSFGLPGCIRITCGTDEETDRAVETLNATLADLAADSGTTVEYDGTGDANPEVPDT
- a CDS encoding adenylate kinase family protein, with the translated sequence MRVAVTGTPGTGKTTATDLLASRLDDDDALPDLEVIHLNEVLDREGLYTEIDADRDSKVADLDALADWLDGRDDAVIDSHLAHHFAADRVVVLRCRPDVLEERLRDRGESGAKARENAESEALDVILAEAVEEHGLESVYEIDTTDRDPETVADELAAVVAGDREPSAGTVDFVGYLE
- a CDS encoding CDP-alcohol phosphatidyltransferase family protein produces the protein MTLDKFRPYVSRFLDPFVKGFDRVGMTPDSVSLLAFGMAVLAAVAFLLGGRAAPVWYVVAATLVFLNGWLDIVDGALAREQEVASAGGDLLDHVLDRYADIVVIGGLAAGIEDYLLGFLAVTGVVMTSYLGTQAQAVGLDRVYGGLVGRADRLAIIGIVGFLAYPVGGEYGGLTLVGWLLVFLAVVGHLTALQRFAYAWAALD
- a CDS encoding multiprotein bridging factor aMBF1, which gives rise to MVQCEMCGAETSSPKTIKVEGAELDVCSNCTDFGTEVKQPSSSSTSTKYSTGSSSSSSSSSGGTGSSGGTATGSSSSGGSRRQDMFDDMEELATDYDERVRDAREAKGLSQSELANELNEKASLIRKIERSDTLPSDRVQSKLERFLDIDLSAEGASGGDSEWSGGSSTGSYTLGDVVKRKD
- the tpiA gene encoding triose-phosphate isomerase gives rise to the protein MFVLVNLKTYPCDPVAVAEAVRDVNDRTDARLAVAPQAAHIERVAETGAETWAQHVDPIDYGSNTGHTLAESVAEAGAEGTLLNHSERRLKLADVDGAVRAARRADLETIVCANNPAQIGAAAALGPDAVAVEPPELIGTGTPVSQADPDIVEDAVAAAERVDDDVSVLCGAGISTGEDVVSAGDLGAEGVLLASGVAKADDPQAALEDLVDPL
- a CDS encoding toll/interleukin-1 receptor domain-containing protein; its protein translation is MTGEQVFVSHAPADLDLVQDLFSTVKNFPFGVHIALEEIESGRSRKRLEGRLANSDVVVAVLTERSARSQWINQEIGYALAKGIPVLPLYTDESQRGGFISDVEGVTIDRQNLSFTIFNLLCRLRSELAPLGALSVPNWYIRFPCTVPGCDHPVTLELEQGQTKLWKLHKHGQLLTTSCDVCESTYYFDPATIGFVRREAGVQRSDSRSRS
- a CDS encoding J domain-containing protein codes for the protein MAVAGERQAGCDGCGRTVPLEELTTVTMPDGETVVCCPACAPHARAAAEKSASLDQRRETCDGCAGEFLETELEAVTLPDDTTIDCCPSCLDTAPQQDEDADETTSDGGADDESLCRQCNEWVREELFRVTTIDGRNERLCPSCKEQAEEDGIVRDVELRKSRAREILGVEKGASDEAIREAYHEHVKRAHPDQKSGSKSAFQLVKGAYDRLLESDR